A single region of the Halopiger xanaduensis SH-6 genome encodes:
- the cofH gene encoding 7,8-didemethyl-8-hydroxy-5-deazariboflavin synthase subunit CofH, with the protein MEQPVTEADLAFDHVPETDQSFENALAKARDGDRLAVDDAIELLTTGTDTDGIDRRRKERVLEAADRRRAEVVGEEVTFTANLNNNVTTACNVGCLFCNFKDAAHTFERETEMETAGFTKTPDESREIVKDAVERGIYEVCSVSGLHPAFALDEEHRELLDAHPNPKEVNYKPPAVYETSPGTYVDQISAMNVDGVHVHSMTPEEAYHARRGTDWSYEEVFRRLKDAGLDTVPGTAAEILVEEVRDVICPGKIGTDDWLEAMEAAANVGLGMTATIMYGHVENEAHRALHLKRVRDLQDRTGNITEFVPLSFVHQNTPLFEHDVVSSGPSTDEDELMIAVSRLFLDNVDHVQSSWVKYGDEQGLKMLNCGADDFMGTILSEEITKRAGGGYGEFRSFEDYVEMISSIGRIPVERSTDYEKRRVIDPDDPPFGPQLGPKADGTPLLSGDERPVPADD; encoded by the coding sequence ATGGAGCAACCGGTGACCGAGGCCGACCTGGCCTTCGACCACGTTCCCGAGACCGACCAATCGTTCGAGAACGCACTCGCGAAGGCGCGCGACGGCGACCGACTCGCGGTCGACGACGCGATCGAGTTGCTCACGACGGGCACCGACACCGACGGGATCGACCGCCGGCGCAAGGAACGGGTCCTCGAGGCCGCCGATCGGCGACGCGCCGAGGTCGTCGGCGAGGAGGTCACCTTCACTGCGAACCTGAACAACAACGTGACGACGGCCTGTAACGTCGGCTGTCTGTTCTGTAACTTCAAGGACGCCGCCCACACCTTCGAGCGCGAGACCGAGATGGAGACGGCCGGCTTCACGAAGACGCCCGACGAGTCCCGCGAGATCGTCAAAGACGCCGTCGAACGGGGCATCTACGAGGTCTGTTCGGTCTCCGGGCTCCACCCCGCGTTCGCGCTGGACGAGGAACACCGGGAGCTCCTCGACGCGCACCCGAACCCGAAGGAAGTCAACTACAAGCCGCCAGCGGTCTACGAGACCAGTCCCGGCACCTACGTCGACCAGATTTCGGCGATGAACGTCGACGGCGTCCACGTCCACTCGATGACCCCCGAGGAGGCCTACCACGCCCGCCGCGGGACCGACTGGTCCTACGAGGAGGTCTTCCGGCGGCTGAAAGACGCCGGCCTCGACACCGTGCCGGGGACGGCCGCCGAAATCCTCGTCGAGGAGGTCCGTGACGTGATCTGCCCCGGCAAGATCGGCACCGACGACTGGCTCGAGGCGATGGAAGCCGCGGCGAACGTCGGCCTCGGGATGACCGCGACGATCATGTACGGCCACGTCGAGAACGAGGCCCACCGCGCGCTCCACCTGAAACGGGTGCGGGACCTACAGGACCGGACCGGGAACATCACGGAGTTCGTGCCCCTCTCGTTCGTCCACCAGAACACGCCGCTGTTCGAACACGACGTCGTCTCGAGCGGCCCGAGCACCGACGAGGACGAACTCATGATCGCCGTCTCGCGGCTCTTCCTCGACAACGTCGACCACGTCCAGTCCTCGTGGGTCAAGTACGGCGACGAGCAGGGCCTGAAGATGTTAAACTGCGGCGCCGACGACTTCATGGGAACGATCCTCTCGGAGGAGATCACCAAGCGCGCCGGCGGCGGTTACGGCGAGTTCCGCTCGTTCGAGGACTACGTCGAGATGATCAGCTCGATCGGCCGGATTCCGGTCGAACGGTCGACCGACTACGAGAAACGGCGCGTCATCGATCCCGACGACCCGCCGTTCGGCCCGCAGCTGGGGCCGAAAGCCGACGGGACGCCGCTCCTGTCCGGGGACGAACGGCCCGTGCCGGCGGACGACTGA